Below is a genomic region from Fodinibius saliphilus.
GCCGGAAACTTCCGCTCGGCATCGATCTTGAGCAGGGATAAATCAGCAAGCTCATCAGAACCCAATACTTTAGCCTCATATTGCGAGCCATCGGGCATAGAAACGACTACCTTTTTCGCATTTTCGTTAGCTACATGCTGGTTTGTTACTACCCAACCATCCTCATTTATAATAAAGCCAGACCCCATACTACTTACCTCACGCTCAATGGGAACCGAAAAAAAGCGGTTATAATACTCATCAAAAGCTAATCGGCGACCGCCTTTCACCATTTCAGTTACGGTTATGCTTACTACTGCAGGGCTTACCTTTCTCACAGCGCTGGTAATAGCCGTTTGGCGACTTTTATCAATCCGGGCATTTGTATTTTGAGGAACACTGTGCTGCACCTGTTGAGTACTGGCAAACCCACCAGGCGATTTTTCTTCTGCTCCTGAATCTTCAACAATTTGAGAGAGGCGTGCTCCGGATGCTTGAGAAACATTATCCGTGGAGGACCCAGAAGAGTTCGAAGCTTCATTCTCACATCTAGCGAATGAAATTATTAGAGATAGCAGAAGTACGGAAATACCAACTGAGCACTTATTCATCGTAAAACAGCTTTTTGTTACGGCTTGTCTATGCTAACAAGCTGATCTGAACCAATTTCAACAACTTCTTCAATTGCTTTTTCGAGTGGACCGGGGTGCCATGCACCAGATGCTTTCTTATGTCCACCGCCACCGATTTTGCGAGCCCACTTATTCACATCTACGTCATTACTCTTAGAACGTAAACTCATCTTAACCCCATCACCGAGTGCTTTAAATAAAATGGCCGCTTTAATACCGGCTACACTCAAGGGGTAGGCTACAAAACCTTCGCAATCGTCATTTGTTGTATTTGTTTCTTCCAGCATTTCTTCGGTAACGCACATCACCGCAATTTGATTGTCTTCGAATAGCTCAATCGTACCCATTGCTTTACTCAGCAGATGGAGTTGATTCAAACTTTTATTCGAAAACACCTTTTCAGCAACTTCATTAGGTCGAAACTCGCCAAGACGTAACAACTCCGAAGCGATATTCATCGTTTCCGGCGTCACGCTATCATATTGTAACGATCCGGTATCGGTAAGAATACCAGTATAAAGAGCTTTAGCTACTTTCTCATCAACCTGTGTAACATCATTTTGCAGAAAGAGATGGAAAATAAGCTCACAGGTTGACGATGCTTTTTCAACTGAAATGCTAAGATCGAATCCATCATGGGGATCCGGGTGATGGTCAACCATAAATGTTGGCTTGGGGTAATCCTGAATATAATCGGAATAGCTGCCAAACCGTTTAGGCGAATTTCCATCCAGCACAACAAA
It encodes:
- a CDS encoding DHH family phosphoesterase, with translation MFEELIQKLKQYDTVGVFSHIRPDGDCIGAQVATCLWLQKNDIEVYGFNDDEVPLNLQWLAEYFPIQKPDEKTLNKCDAFVVLDGNSPKRFGSYSDYIQDYPKPTFMVDHHPDPHDGFDLSISVEKASSTCELIFHLFLQNDVTQVDEKVAKALYTGILTDTGSLQYDSVTPETMNIASELLRLGEFRPNEVAEKVFSNKSLNQLHLLSKAMGTIELFEDNQIAVMCVTEEMLEETNTTNDDCEGFVAYPLSVAGIKAAILFKALGDGVKMSLRSKSNDVDVNKWARKIGGGGHKKASGAWHPGPLEKAIEEVVEIGSDQLVSIDKP